GCAGAAGTTTTGGATGATAATGCCAATCCAAATTATAGCCAGAGCATAGTTATGTTGCCATACTTtttaacacaaaacacaaagggaataaaagaTGAGCAAAGTTTGAAAAGTAGAAGTGAAACAATTGAGAATGACACACTCCTGCCAGCAACAACAGAACATACAGGGCAAGAACATCTCATGTTATTTTCACAGCAGGAAGACTTCCAGAGTATTTCATATGAATGTAAATCTTCTGGTAATGTCCTTGAAAAGGAAAATACAGAACCAAATGAAAAGGTTTGTAGCTTTACATCTTCAAGTGATGTTTACCTGTTCAGAGAGGGCCAAGTGAGGAACGTAAGAGATAATGAAGCAATGGAAAGTACAAATCTTTTTCCTTCCGTATGCAAAGATATTAAGCATGGAGATGATGTCACCAAGCTATCAAATGACAAACAATACATTTCTGCTGGGAAAGAAAAAGAACTCTCTGACATTACACCTGCTTCCTCATCCAAACAATACTATGTTACGGACCACGATAGTCACAGTGATAAAGTACAACGGAAAATACAAGCTACTGATAAAAATGTGGTATCAGAAACAGGAGATCTCAAAGACAGAGCTGTACATGCAGTGTATGATTTAGAAAAAGAATCACCAATGCTCGACTGCTCACCATCATTCACTGCAACTGAGAATGTGACCCAGAGCACGTTTCATGAATGGCATGCAATGGGAAGTCTTCCAAGGGAGCAGACACAGGGAAACAAGGTCATCATTGCTAAGATAACAGAAGAAAAAGGTCAAAGTCAAACAAGTTCTCAAGATAGACCAGGTAGCAAAGGCTCCTATATGGATATTGGTGATACTGAGAATGTAAGAGCACAGAAAGAGATTGATGAGAAGTCAGCGCAAAAAGTCACATTTGTGTCAGGGAAGAACATAGAGCTCATCTATGAAAACATTGTATCTAATAATAAAGGAAGAGTTGAAAATGTATCACATTTATCTACAGAACATGTACATTATGGGGGTGCTGCAGATATTTCCAGAGAGCAGTATGAATCACAACAGTATGATACCAGGTTGACTCACATAGATGAAGAAAATGTTGTAGAACATGATGTTCCAGTTACCCAATCCAGTAATGGTTTTACAGCATTGGGGCAGGATCTAGAAGTAGGATCCAATCATGATATAGCAGCTGAAAAGGAGACTTTAGATTTCACAGATGCTTCACAAGTGATTATAACAGGGGACACAGAAAACACAGATAATGCATATTCTAATGTGCAGGAGGGATATGTGGGGCCATCTATTCTTATCAGTGAACCTGATGATGAAAGGGATGATCAATGCTTGGAAGTAGAAGATGGTAAACTTGAGGATACACAGAATTATCACCATGATGACACAGCATGTCCTGACCAGCAAATTCAGACTGACACAATGGCCACAGGGCCTATGACTATGAGTCAAGTAAGCTCTAAGGTCTTCTGTTTTATAATGTTTGTGGTGTTTGCTGGCCTCATGTATCATTTTGATTTCCTGGTATGTTTTGCGCTCTACCTTTTCTCATTATACTGGCTATACTGGGAAGGAGGCAGAAATAAAAATTCTGTTAGAAAGGAGTAGCCGTGTTGCTCTGGAATTTAATTAACTGAGGAACATCAAGTCAAGTGATAAGTGGACATTAGTGGAATAACATACTTATCACCAGCTTTCTTAATTGATTGTTATTTGAGATAGGACCACATGAAAGTGATATCAGAAGTTGCAAAGTATTTACATCTGCAAAAATCTGGGACATTTATTATCAAATATTTTTGATTTGCATTATGTGTAAAGTGAATCTCAACCAGGTCTGCATGCCACACTCCCGAAGTGTACTTATTTCTGACATATAGTTCATAAAGTAAAGAGGTGttggtcatagcaaccaatcagataacAGCTAAAATTTCACTTTATAAAGAATCCTTGCTGTTACAAAAAGTACATATAAAAATGAAAAGGATGCAATTTTCCTAGATCTCATGATCATGTTGTTAATTTAAGCAGACCTATTCCAAACTCAAGATGACATTCAAGTTCAAGTTAAAGTTCTGAGAACCCCATCTTCACTTTTCATTTTAACtacttttttaaagggaacctgtcatcaactttatgctgacctcactgaggacagCATACAATAGTGACAGAAATCCTGATTTCAGCAATgtatcactcatgagctaaaattaagtggttgctgagacccagcatcataatcattgcagtacaggctttgaaaagagtcaaatctacctgagaagagtcatggttattcacaatctcctgctctctcacccatctgctgatggttggcagttctctcctagataaAAAGGGGGAAAACGcagtagaagactgtcaatcatcagagcagggagagcaggaatttatgaataaccatgacttttctcaggtggccgtgactcttttccaggtccagtctgcaatgattgtgatgttggttctcggcaaccacttactttaaacttttaaatgacaggccGCCccaaatcaactcacctgtctctactttatactgccgtaaGTATGGGCAGCATACAGTTGAAAACAGGTTCCCTGTTTACATAGAACAATACATAGTACAGTACATGGCAAGAGTGGTTGAGAAAAA
The Bufo gargarizans isolate SCDJY-AF-19 chromosome 2, ASM1485885v1, whole genome shotgun sequence genome window above contains:
- the PPP1R3A gene encoding protein phosphatase 1 regulatory subunit 3A, giving the protein MSAVSSCPVCLLYTSRRKMESFEESNASKDNMLELPSINDSTTDEEDLKTTMKPRLSPLPRRRNSVSSDDGDLEPPPTVARKVSFADAFGFDLVSVKEFDTWEIPIVIPNLVMESVKIEEFFFAPSFILPSVGGIMERLHAKKVTLESVDFIPGTTSMKGIIRVLNFCFEKQVYVRMSLDNWKSFYDLLAEYVPDSYNGETDQFFFTISLVSPYQKEGARVDFCICYETPVGAFWDNNDGHNYVLTCHKKEEIVEIDKQSDEVIDKNKKSCLKPSLSKDEDSDVFQAEKPASMEKYIPRITCSHDDFPEDNNDEEAEDKSKEKNNEDESDVQLFLSQRLMNARITSSEENNSSGFSEKAISPNEQQLEGLTYLKNTYSGISANNKQQEEECDDIGEYLPGTEVTPSKETKDVISLLSSDHYSGLYESRKELTKTQECLDGIEETDLYFHGSELKGQEIISPVIIDEVIQEEPCQWSSTVEQNEDSSSDSCLQISESPCILQADTTQFTEIAEVLDDNANPNYSQSIVMLPYFLTQNTKGIKDEQSLKSRSETIENDTLLPATTEHTGQEHLMLFSQQEDFQSISYECKSSGNVLEKENTEPNEKVCSFTSSSDVYLFREGQVRNVRDNEAMESTNLFPSVCKDIKHGDDVTKLSNDKQYISAGKEKELSDITPASSSKQYYVTDHDSHSDKVQRKIQATDKNVVSETGDLKDRAVHAVYDLEKESPMLDCSPSFTATENVTQSTFHEWHAMGSLPREQTQGNKVIIAKITEEKGQSQTSSQDRPGSKGSYMDIGDTENVRAQKEIDEKSAQKVTFVSGKNIELIYENIVSNNKGRVENVSHLSTEHVHYGGAADISREQYESQQYDTRLTHIDEENVVEHDVPVTQSSNGFTALGQDLEVGSNHDIAAEKETLDFTDASQVIITGDTENTDNAYSNVQEGYVGPSILISEPDDERDDQCLEVEDGKLEDTQNYHHDDTACPDQQIQTDTMATGPMTMSQVSSKVFCFIMFVVFAGLMYHFDFLVCFALYLFSLYWLYWEGGRNKNSVRKE